Part of the Mixophyes fleayi isolate aMixFle1 chromosome 12, aMixFle1.hap1, whole genome shotgun sequence genome is shown below.
CAATTTCAGATCTTcatcttcttcttttttattctgctgacatatattatatgtgttaTTGGAAATATTGCTATAATTACACTTGTTTGGATAGAAAAGTCCCTCCGCActccaatgtatttatatatcgGCATTTTTTCCGCTTTAGAAATTATGTTTGTCTCCTCCACTGTTCCGAAACTACTAGACAGCCTAGTATCAGCAAaaaagaagatttcttttctttcctgttTTACACAGCTATATGTCTTTAATTCCTTGGGTGTCACAGAATGTTATCTGCTTGCAGTAATGGTCTTTGATCGGCACCTGGCAATTAATAACCCTTTGCACTATGCCGCTATTATGAACAATCAATTTTGCACTAAGTTGGCCGTTCTACCGTGGTTGGTTGGCTTTGCAATTTGTCTGGCGCCAACTATTATGACGGCACACTTGAAATTCTGTGGTTCACTTGAAATAAACCATTTCTTTTGT
Proteins encoded:
- the LOC142108310 gene encoding olfactory receptor 6N1-like; the protein is MEELNSTAVKEFVLLSFSDFQQFQIFIFFFFILLTYIICVIGNIAIITLVWIEKSLRTPMYLYIGIFSALEIMFVSSTVPKLLDSLVSAKKKISFLSCFTQLYVFNSLGVTECYLLAVMVFDRHLAINNPLHYAAIMNNQFCTKLAVLPWLVGFAICLAPTIMTAHLKFCGSLEINHFFCDFAPLQNMACFIPLFIIVITSLLAFIDVVVPFIIILAFYIHIIVTVLYIKSGTGKRKAFSTCTSHLIVTILFYGTATIVYVKPKGSQYDKFLALMYTVVTPLINPFIYTFRNRDVKEVLKKHIDRLLKRP